A genomic segment from Tachypleus tridentatus isolate NWPU-2018 unplaced genomic scaffold, ASM421037v1 Hic_cluster_2, whole genome shotgun sequence encodes:
- the LOC143242241 gene encoding zinc finger MYM-type protein 1-like — translation MEKFCGPKLPVKQGKCEKTIQQAEVQQSGSSVEIVGLSTASEGIHSSVGSKASMDDSLQAELIIPSKPNQPQNFQYPKMECKQFKGSFQPSWYEEVPWLHYIEFSDTVLCHTCLLAEKEQKLNAKYKESAFLRDGFSNWKKAREKFRDHQMSQCHKMAEENEIVLPKTCSYIGEMLDMTLGEEKKESRSNMAKIIENLQFLARQGLALQGHSDEESNFIQLYHLRAKNNSKMIEWLKKKTNKYVTHDVQNEILEVMELQVLRDVASCIRNGRYFSILADECTDVANKKQLTICVRWIDDNLEPHEDFIGFYEIPTIKADTIVLAIKDAIIRMNLTLTNCRGQCYDAGCPLAGSRRGVAEQILKDAPKAHYTYCHGHALNLALCDATKGSKLLADTLDITYEICKLIKFSPKCQGLLEKIKANINLETAGLKVICPTRWTVRGQSFARIIANHKALLLEWDVCLEDHLDSEMRARIIGVRFQIEKFEYFFAFHLGVAVYSLTDNLSKTLQKTCMSATQGQQNAKLAAGVLDKMRNDSNFDKIYEEVHRKAMELNIFEPQMPRQKREPKRFEVPVVSQGILQKAVL, via the coding sequence ATGGAAAAGTTCTGTGGTCCCAAGCTGCCTGTTAAACAAGGGAAATGTGAAAAAACTATACAGCAGGCAGAGGTTCAGCAAAGCGGGTCGTCAGTAGAAATTGTTGGTCTATCGACAGCTTCAGAAGGCATCCATTCTTCTGTAGGTAGCAAAGCAAGTATGGATGACAGTTTACAGGCGGAATTGATAATCCCGTCAAAACCAAATCAACCACAAAATTTCCAGTACCCCAAAATGGAATGCAAGCAATTCAAAGGATCATTTCAGCCGTCATGGTACGAAGAAGTTCCTTGGTTACACTACATAGAGTTTTCAGATACGGTTCTTTGTCACACCTGCTTACTGGCAGAAAAAGAGCAGAAACTCAATGCAAAGTACAAAGAATCGGCTTTCCTCCGAGATGGCTTTtcaaactggaagaaggcaaGGGAAAAGTTTCGAGATCACCAAATGTCGCAGTGCCATAAAATGGCAGAAGAGAATGAAATAGTTCTTCCCAAAACATGTTCTTACATTGGCGAAATGTTGGACATGACACTGGGAGAAGAGAAGAAAGAATCTAGGAGCAACATGGCCAAAATCATCGAGAACTTACAGTTCTTGGCTAGACAGGGACTAGCTTTGCAAGGACACAGCGATGAAGAATCGAACTTCATACAACTTTATCACCTCAGAGCAAAGAACAATTCCAAAATGATTGAGTGGcttaagaagaaaaccaacaagTATGTTACACATGATGTTCAGAACGAAATATTAGAGGTAATGGAATTGCAGGTGTTGCGAGATGTGGCGTCTTGTATCAGAAATGGTCGTTATTTCTCCATCCTTGCCGATGAATGCACTGACGTTGCAAACAAGAAACAGCTTACAATATGTGTTCGATGGATTGACGACAATCTGGAACCCCACGAGGACTTCATCGGATTTTATGAAATCCCCACCATAAAGGCAGATACCATCGTATTGGCCATCAAGGACGCGATAATTCGGATGAACTTGACCCTGACCAACTGTCGGGGCCAGTGCTACGATGCCGGATGTCCTCTGGCTGGATCACGAAGAGGTGTTGCTGAACAAATCCTCAAAGATGCTCCTAAAGCACACTATACATATTGCCATGGGCATGCCTTAAATTTGGCATTATGTGACGCAACAAAAGGGTCTAAGTTGTTAGCTGATACTCTAGATATCACATACGAAATCTGCAAGcttataaaattttcaccaaagtGTCAAGGTCTGCTCGAAAAAATAAAAGCTAACATCAACCTAGAAACAGCAGGTCTAAAGGTGATTTGCCCAACTCGCTGGACAGTTCGCGGCCAGAGCTTCGCCCGCATCATTGCCAACCACAAAGCGCTTCTCTTAGAGTGGGACGTTTGTCTGGAAGATCATCTAGACTCTGAAATGAGGGCACGAATAATAGGTGTCAGATTCCAAATAGAGAAATTTGAATACTTCTTCGCTTTTCATCTTGGTGTCGCCGTGTACTCTTTGACGGACAATTTGTCAAAAACATTGCAGAAGACCTGCATGTCTGCAACACAGGGgcaacaaaatgcaaaactggcAGCAGGTGTTCTTGATAAAATGAGGAATGATAGTAATTTTGACAAGATATATGAAGAAGTGCACCGAAAGGCAATGGAGCTCAACATTTTCGAACCTCAAATGCCAAGACAGAAGAGAGAGCCCAAGCGTTTTGAGGTTCCCGTCGTCTCACAAGGAATTCTACAGAAGGCAGTACTTTGA